GGAAGGGTTGGGGCCTTGTTAGCATTTGCACCGGCGTCGCCGCTAGCATCTGGGGCAAGCACGCTTTCTTCGCCGTGCCTTTCTTCATTAACAGGTTTCGAACGTCCATCTCTTTTCCCCATATTCTCCCCGTGTACCTCGCGTTTAGTTTTGTAATGTAATTAACAATATACAGCTTTTACGGGTTGATTGAGTTAGATTCGCTGGAGAGCTATCTGTCGAAGCGGCCATACCGTTCGATGACCTCACCGGAtccagcattggtacttttgactgtctaaaatatgtgctgcatgaatttctcaactgaatcgaaaatcgttgtgaattatgaattgaatcgggcccttgtgaatcgaattaaatcgattctggaaatctgaatcgatacccagccctacttctaagtgtcaatattgaagttttaaaaatgttcacaaaaataagtgataaataataagtctttataaaactaacaatgacagcaaatactcaaaataaataaagctaaatgaattaaaataaaactcaatgccactactattaacaaataaacatctggaaataaacaaagtgcaagcaagttagtagaggccctacagaggcacatgtctacatttctgggctgcaaaatcggctatcaggtcatcatatgacagcttttgtgcaatttccgcatttatgttagggtatgaaatgctccttgaacatattgaagcattgatcctgtattcagaaatacaagacaatattcagggattctacaatgaaatatggttttgaaccaaccatggtacaaacattttctaaattgattaggattatggtattgtgcaggcctatatttaaaacacaggtacatgaaaattttaataatctacctttttagagaaggactgatagggcactatgtaaaaattctggacataatgttaaaactatgaatatgaaatgaggaaatcttcttagccttaagatgattattattattattttcaaattacacttttaccagtacatgccgctcttggccgttccatatgaaacaatattgtctcgtcacattccatttaacataccgtataatgaacgtgctggtcacaaccattccactgcggcggtttggagtgtttttttgtttgttttttgctaactgtggtcatgtaaacgtagctgctacaaaataaacaaattgtcattgtcatacctgcaagtgacgcgcgagcatcatctcattgttttttcttttccgccgattgaagcataaagtataccccaccccctccccctttccctagtagtttgtttcgttggagcaaaagtgcaccccgctaccctccccctttccctaataggaacaaactactaggggagggggggcaccaacgtagaccagcgataccgctcgtggagtaaataatgctacgttattgattgtatttattaacatgctttacaagcttttattttaaatattagacactgatattataattactaatatgattatttttacgggcttgatttgttttttggtgcccccttaggcagttggtgccctacgcgcagtacgtggtaagcgtatgcggagcgccgtgtctgtgTGGTTCTAAACTTTAGAACCAcacagacacggcgctccgcatacgcgCTGCGACAGTGGCAGCCTGGCAGgttatttaacatgtttttttttcttttttctttttcacagtTGCGTAGCCATCATATTTTTGGGAGCGAAGCACCATTCCGGATCGTTACGGCTCCGAATCTTGTACCGGTACGTAGTGCCAGACCGTTCCGGCCCACTTTCACCACTGCTTCTAAtgtctgttttgttgtttgctcAGGACTTGCAAACTTTTGAAGACATAAAGGCATATTTTGAGTATGAGGAGAGCGACTGGAGCCCACACGAGCTGCAATTGGCCCATCTGCTCTGCGCCAAGGCCTCACAACTTGAGAGGCAGCGACGAAAGCGCCTAAAGTGGGAGAAGAGAGCCGAGGAGCTCGAGGGGCGTCTGGAGGCCTTGATGGAGACCATGTGCATCCAGCCAGAACTCTCCAACCAACACCACCATGACACCGAGAGTCTTGTCAGATGCTTCGTGGGACAAAATGGCAGCTTAACGGTTAGCTCCTCACCTCCTTTCTTCTATTGGTTGAATTGTGTGCAGTACGGTGCTCTAGTGGTTaggatgtctgcctcacagactCCTGAGTTTGGCTTTTCTTTGTGGAGCTTGCAAGTTTCCCATGTGTTTTCCTGTATAAAACATGTTTAGATTTTAGCGTCATTAAAACTGTCTGGACTATGGATTAAGCATGAAAGTCCACCTGGCTTTATCTATTGCAGGTGTTTGCCATATCGCCACTAGCTGTCgactcaaaatgacatcatagcacCTAAGAGTGCAggtgtgtgatgtcatttcaagCCGACAGCAGGCGCCAGCACAAGTGTATGAAATTTTGATAGGATTGATGAATTGTTTAATTCACAATTGGTGTCTCTCTTTCATTTTCAGAGTGACGGCATgaacacagagacaaatgaaaAGGAAGAGAcatggagaagaaaagaagagaaagaaagGAACAATAAGGAGCGTGCCGCtaaagagaagaaagaaagaaaggaaaagaagGAGCGTGAGgccaaagagaaaaaagaaaggaaagagtACAAGAGGAGACTAAAGTTGCAAAAGAAGGAGCGTGAGGAAAAggagaagaaagaaaggaagaaacatgagagaaaagaaaagaagcaaaGGAATGAGTgtgagaaggagaagaaagaaaagaaggcgCAAGAAAGGAAAGATAAGAAAGATACTAAATGTGTgtgaaaagaaagatgaagaaaaaggaggaggctgaaaaaaaaagagaagaaaaaggtGACCTTCTGCGAGAGGGTGACGGCCTTTTCGTTTAGTCGGGTGACCAATCCcgttttttacatttgtactttttattcatttatctttttaaatagttgtctttgtttttattgattgtaaatattacaattattaaataaaaataaaaattaaataaaaatttccaaaataaacattttgcagACTGTATTGATGTTTGTATACTGAAAGTAATAAAATATTAGTAACATAATCAAATTCCTATGTGCATTTCAACCATGTGTTAATCAATAATTGCTATTTATGTAttgcaaaaactaaaatactgaaatgaaaaatgactgTTTCAACATGGAGGTGAactatttttttcaatgacatAGTGACAAGTCAGATTACATAAAAGATGATTGATGAAATGATAAAATAACATATTTGACAGTTTTACTTAGTTATTAATGgtaaattattttctatttgttAAAGAACAATACAATACGACTGTCAGAAAACTGCAACAAATGTAAAAGATTTGAAACCTTTCTATTTGTCATCAATGTGGACAGTCATTTGGTAATTTCACTCTTTCATGTATCACAAAATTCATCAAATAAATAGCTGCTTGTGCTTTGTGTAAAGGATAGATTAGgtaaaacatattttcaatttaagacttcttttttcaattgaatgCGCCTTAGTTTAGCATTTTTCAGCAAAGATCATGATATGatctactgtatatttttagTACAGCCAAGTTTTTATAAGACCCAAATGTAGAAatggggaaaacaaacaaagaaaatgaaacattGTTATAGACTCTACACGTGTGACATCACATTTGTGTGCAAAGGCAGGCATGCTGGTGGACCGGTGGGACGCAAGTGAGTTACATAACAGTTTGCGGGGGTTAGAAAAGAGTCAAAATAGTCGCTCAATCTGCCATCACATCAATGTTGAACTACTGCACTGTCTACAGTTGCTCTAAAACGCTCAACTAGATATTAGAAATCATTAATTGGTTGAAAACCTGGAAGGAAGAGGGGGACGAAACCGTTGTGAGGAAGAATATGAGCAcgatggctgtcaaatcttcgATGTGGCCGCTttgcacaatcaaaacatacaaGGATATGTGCAGATCACTTTATATGTGAGGTACTTTGTTCTTTTTTATGTGTAGTGTGGGTCATTCAATTTACCTTTGATTGTAAATTCCAGGCAGATGTGATGCTTACCTGTTTGCATAGCCATGCAAGTTTTAGTTTGCCTTGCCGTTCAATGTTAATCTCTTTATTAtgtaggaataataataataattggatggttgttcgtctctgtgttccctgcgattggctggcaaccagtccagcgtgtaccccgcctactgcccagagtcagctgagataggcgcaagctccccccgcgacccttgtgaggaataagcggtcaagaaaatggatggatggatgaataataataataggaagATGATGAATAATTGCATATAAATGCACTGTCATGTTACACATAATATAAAAGATATaccatagataaaaaaaaataatctcccTATTTGTAACTGATTATGTTGGGTGCTCTCTTAATACCAACGCCATGAATTATGCGGTAGTTATGAAATAACTGCACATGCGAATTCAGGCCATGTCCACACGGAAACAGAGGCGGCTTCgctcatcaaaaaaaaatctcatacaCATGGAAACTTTTCAAGACGTGTGCGTCCACAAGAAGATGATGAACGGCTGAAATGTATATGTCAAGTCTGAGGTGACGCTGTTGCCACAGGAAGTCACCGGAAAACATAGAAGAAGAAGCCATAGcataaaagaagaagaggattgACATGGCAATACAGTCTGGATCTGTCACATAAAAACGAGCGCAAAATGCCCCCCACCGTGATTGCTGATCAGCCCAAGTTACGTCATGTGTTGTAAATCAACATAGAAAAATCTTGATAGTCGCTGATGTCATCACGCAGGTGGGctgaagtcaaaataaaatatgatgcCTTAGTAAAAATTACGTCATAAAACTGAGGTCTTTCAAACATTCTTAATCGCAACTCAGGTCTTACTATACAGAACTTAAACATGTTTCCAAGAGAATGAATGAATTCAAAACAGGCGTGCACACCTTGGCCACGCCCCATGGCAACACACTGACGTCATCATCGTGGTCACGCCCGATGCTTGATCTTATATATTGGACAGTTTGCAGGCCTCACACACACTTCTGACTGCACCTGTTGACAGCCAGCAAACAAGCACAGAGGAGAGAGAAGTGAGCAGTAGAGCACTTGTAAACATCCATCCAGCATACATCTGTCCATGTTCTACAATACGAGCAACATGATAAGTTCAAAAGATTTTATGCATAGCCTACTAATGTCACTGTTTCAAATCAGTGTGGAGAAGGTACTATacgtcttgtattttttttttttttttttgagaaaagtaGCTGTagctgttttttaaaaataaacaactttgtTTTTCAGTAATACATACTGGTACTCTAAATACTTTATTAATCATGATAATGCTGTTCCCAATTTTGAAATATAATGCTTTTAATTACATGTTGGTCAACAGATTAAACGTTAGTTTCGGCAACAGGTGGCATTTTTTCTGACATGTTGtagcaattatttaaaaaaatttctaTTTCCCTATGCGgatagattttgttttttttctcctaccgAGTTGCACAGGTCATTTgtatgggaaaaaaagctttgacATCTTGGTGTAaattttttatatcacaaaaacctagctttgaacaggggtgtgcaggcttttttttttttttttttaaccccttccCTCAGCCAAAGCCAGTGGGAACAGGTTCCAGCTCACCTGGCTGTGACCCtaacaatgaataaaaaaaaaaaatggaagcttGCTGGACTGATTAATTAACTGATGgcgtctcttttttttattttaacagacGTTACTCAAGAGCGACATgaccaatgcaaatgagatacTGCGATAGGCAAAAGAAGCGGAAACAtcctttagtttttcttttttaagacaTGGCAATACTTTATCCAACTAAAAATCTTTTGAACAGGTGCTTTTTTACACAGTCTCTTTAGTGTTCTTATTTTTGGCCAGTTTGTGGAAAACTGACCACTGACATGAACCCAAAATGATCGCCAAGGCATAGTGTGTGAGAAATATGGCATGTGATTTAATGAACATTCCACTAATTGTGGTGAGCATCACTGTCCCCCTCAAGTTAGTTACAAAAGTGAGTCTGACTTTCATTAATCACCACAGTGTAGTTAAATGTGACGATTAAAATCTTCATGCACTTTTACAAAATTGGCCCGTTAGCTAAAACTTTGGTATTGTTTGGAAGCTGGCAAGGAAAAAATtgcaatacagtacagtacatagaaGTTGGAAATATTACACCTGCTCAAACTTCCACGCAAGTGTTAAATGGGTTAAACACAGCATGTCAAGTCAAGCCTGTAACTAAGAAGACACTGCATAATTATGATCTtcaaataattcataaaacaacTGATGTATTGCTATGCAAAACACATCAACATGCTGATAAACAAAGTCACACATCAATTTGGGAATACCCCAATGACATCACACACATCCAGCCAATCAGCGTCTTGGCCACGCCCCGCCAAAGAAGTTGACCTCTTTCATGTTCATTGCTCTTTGATTAACTGATCTTGCGTACTGCTGGTATATATTGTAAATTTTGCAGTCCCACTCATACTCACTTCTGACTCTGCACCTGTACACAGCCAGCTAGAGAGCACAGAGAAAAGCGAGCACATGTCAACATGGTAAGTCAAAAATATTTCTAAATTTATACATCATACCAATATATGCATCATGTTGCTTTTTGGGGAGCTAATTAAGTCTaactatatatgtataatgtattttaaagaaaaattgtacaatcagagccttagtatacatgtgttttaaatgtcttactaCTGTACAATGTACATCatgtcatttttgggggggaagtcttactatatgtacagtacatgtcatttgttttttcaGAGAAAACCTCCTCAGCCATTTAATTTCTTGATAAAAGTAAATTATGCCATGTTCGAATGACCTCTTTCGAGTTTTCAAAACATTATAATGGAAGAAAAGCAGTTGTGTCGAACAAAGGTGTGCGCATGTTGTGATAGTTCCAACGTTgggaaagtaccctgaatggaCCAGGTTACATGTACGGTTACTCTGAGAGTATTTTaaactgtttaatgacacccgaGGTGgcgtttactgtaaaactaaatacagtacaacAAAAAGAATTGTACGTTGTATATTTATTTCGTTTTAAATACAGCCGCCAAATGCTAAAGTCAATGTACGGTACTATTGCTAACGTGAAATTAGCATCGACTTCCGGGAGTGATATTCCTTTAATaacgaatattcacacacaaatgctgtaCGAACACATACTTACAGATAATATAGCAATACTCAGAGGCACATATTCTCCCCAATCTATGGAAAAGGAGTTGTATTATTTAATTAAGCTAAATCACAGCGTTCTGTTTTTACTCGTCTTGGTTCATATTCAGCGTGTACTCTAGTCAATACTGTCACTATACTGACCCCATGAGGCCAACGTGCGCACCGCAGGAACAGTATTTTTATATACTCTacgaataaaaaaattaaaaaaatatcagtGGAAACGGATTTTCTACACAAGCACACTGGAACGATTCAGAAGTACATTATTAGAATTGTTAACACTTGTGTATGTAAATCTGACGTTGGTCGATGCATGTGTGGCAGCCTGGCAGgttatttaacatgtttttgttttttttttctttttcacagtTGCGTAGCCATCATATTTTTGGGAGCGAAGCACCATTCCGGATCGTTACGGCTCAGAATCTTGTACCGGTACGTAGTGCCAGACCGTTCCGGCCCACTTTCACCACTGCTTCTAAtgtctgttttgttgtttgctcAGGACTTGCAAACTTTTGAAGACATAAAGGCATATTTTGAGTATGAGGAGAGCGACTGGAGCCCACGCGAGCTGCAATTGGCCCATCTGCTCTGCGCCAAGGCCTCACAACTTGAGAGGCAGCGACGAAAGCGCCTAAAGTGGGAGAAGAGAGCCGAGGAGCTCGAGGGGCGTCTGGAGGCCTTGATGGAGACCATGTGCATCCAGCCAGAACTCTCCAACCAACACCACCATGACACCGAGAGTCTTGTCAGATGCTTCGTGGGACAAAATGGCAGCTTAACGGTTAGCTCCTCACCTCCTTTCTTCTATTGGTTGAATTGTGTGCAGTACGGTGCTCTAGTGGTTaggatgtctgcctcacagactCCTGAGTTTGGCTTTTCTTTGTGGAGCTTGCAAGTTTCCCATGTGTTTTCCTGTATAAAACATGTTTAGATTTTAGCGTCATTAAAAGTGTCTGGACTATGGATTAAGCATGAAAGTCCACCTGGCTTTATCTATTGCAGGTGTTTGCCATTTCGCCACTAGCTGTCgactcaaaatgacatcatagcacCTAAGAGTGCAggtgtgtgatgtcatttcaagCCGACAGCAGGCGCCAGCACAAGTGTATGAAATTTTGATAGGATTGATGAATTGTTTAATTCACAATTGGTGTCTCTCTTTCATTTTCAGAGTGACGGCATgaacacagagacaaa
The Festucalex cinctus isolate MCC-2025b chromosome 11, RoL_Fcin_1.0, whole genome shotgun sequence DNA segment above includes these coding regions:
- the LOC144030828 gene encoding uncharacterized protein LOC144030828, with translation MLRSHHIFGSEAPFRIVTAQNLVPDLQTFEDIKAYFEYEESDWSPRELQLAHLLCAKASQLERQRRKRLKWEKRAEELEGRLEALMETMCIQPELSNQHHHDTESLVRCFVGQNGSLTSDGMNTETNEKEETWRRKEEKERNNKERAGKEKKERKEKKEREAKEKKERKEYKRRLKLQKKEREEKEKKERKEHERKEKKQRNECEKEKKEKKEQERKDKKDTKCV
- the LOC144030827 gene encoding uncharacterized protein LOC144030827 isoform X2, yielding MTSPDPALLRSHHIFGSEAPFRIVTAPNLVPDLQTFEDIKAYFEYEESDWSPHELQLAHLLCAKASQLERQRRKRLKWEKRAEELEGRLEALMETMCIQPELSNQHHHDTESLVRCFVGQNGSLTSDGMNTETNEKEETWRRKEEKERNNKERAAKEKKERKEKKEREAKEKKERKEYKRRLKLQKKEREEKEKKERKKHERKEKKQRNECEKEKKEKKAQERKDKKDTKCV
- the LOC144030827 gene encoding uncharacterized protein LOC144030827 isoform X1 — encoded protein: MFFFLFSFSQLRSHHIFGSEAPFRIVTAPNLVPDLQTFEDIKAYFEYEESDWSPHELQLAHLLCAKASQLERQRRKRLKWEKRAEELEGRLEALMETMCIQPELSNQHHHDTESLVRCFVGQNGSLTSDGMNTETNEKEETWRRKEEKERNNKERAAKEKKERKEKKEREAKEKKERKEYKRRLKLQKKEREEKEKKERKKHERKEKKQRNECEKEKKEKKAQERKDKKDTKCV